A genomic stretch from Seriola aureovittata isolate HTS-2021-v1 ecotype China chromosome 13, ASM2101889v1, whole genome shotgun sequence includes:
- the ctsl.1 gene encoding cathepsin L.1 isoform X2 — MKVLLFAAAVLAVASCASISLEDLEFHAWKLKFGRSYHSPSEEAQRKQIWLNNRRLVLVHNIMADQGIKSYRLGMTYFADMDNEEYKRLISQGCLGFFNASMPRHGSAFLLLPEVTDLPNSVDWRDKGYVTDVKDQKQCGSCWAFSTTGSLEGQNFRKTGKLVSLSEQQLVDCSGDYGNMGCMGGLMDNAFRYIKANGGIDTEDSYPYEAEDGECRYNPATIGAKCTGYVDVKQGDEDALKEAVATIGPVSVAIDASQSSFQLYESGVYDEPECSSTELDHGVLAVGYGSENGQDYWLVKNR, encoded by the exons ATGAAGGtgctgttgtttgctgctgctgttctggccGTGGCCAGCTGTGCTAGCATTTCCCTGGAAGACCTGGAGTTCCACGCCTGGAAACTCAAGTTTG GAAGGTCCTACCACTCTCCATCAGAGGAGGCTCAACGCAAGCAAATCTGGCTCAACAACCGCAGACTAGTACTAGTACACAATATCATGGCCGACCAGGGCATCAAGTCCTATCGCCTTGGAATGACCTACTTTGCTGACATG GATAATGAGGAGTACAAACGCCTGATTTCCCAAGGCTGCCTGGGCTTCTTCAACGCGTCTATGCCTCGCCATGGCTCTGCCTTCCTCCTGCTGCCTGAAGTCACTGACCTGCCAAACTCTGTTGACTGGAGGGACAAGGGATACGTCACTGATGTCAAGGATCAGAAGCAGTGTGGCTCCTGCTGGGCTTTCAGCACA ACTGGCTCTCTGGAGGGTCAGAACTTCAGGAAGACAGGGAAGCTGGTGTCCCtgagtgagcagcagctggttgaCTGCTCTGGTGACTATGGCAACATGGGCTGCATGGGCGGCTTGATGGACAACGCCTTCCGGTACATCAAAGCCAACGGAGGTATTGATACAGAGGACTCCTACCCTTATGAGGCTGAG GATGGGGAATGCCGTTACAACCCTGCTACTATTGGTGCCAAATGCACAGGCTACGTTGATGTGAAACAAGGTGATGAAGATGCCCTGAAGGAGGCTGTGGCAACCATCGGACCTGTGTCTGTGGCCATTGATGCTTCTCAATCGTCCTTCCAGCTCTACGAATCAG gaGTGTATGATGAGCCGgagtgcagcagcacagagtTGGACCACGGTGTATTGGCTGTGGGATACGGCAGTGAGAACGGTCAGGACTACTGGCTGGTCAAGAACAGGTAA
- the ctsl.1 gene encoding cathepsin L.1 isoform X1, translating to MKVLLFAAAVLAVASCASISLEDLEFHAWKLKFGRSYHSPSEEAQRKQIWLNNRRLVLVHNIMADQGIKSYRLGMTYFADMDNEEYKRLISQGCLGFFNASMPRHGSAFLLLPEVTDLPNSVDWRDKGYVTDVKDQKQCGSCWAFSTTGSLEGQNFRKTGKLVSLSEQQLVDCSGDYGNMGCMGGLMDNAFRYIKANGGIDTEDSYPYEAEDGECRYNPATIGAKCTGYVDVKQGDEDALKEAVATIGPVSVAIDASQSSFQLYESGVYDEPECSSTELDHGVLAVGYGSENGQDYWLVKNSWGLQWGDKGYIMMTRNKHNQCGIATAASYPLV from the exons ATGAAGGtgctgttgtttgctgctgctgttctggccGTGGCCAGCTGTGCTAGCATTTCCCTGGAAGACCTGGAGTTCCACGCCTGGAAACTCAAGTTTG GAAGGTCCTACCACTCTCCATCAGAGGAGGCTCAACGCAAGCAAATCTGGCTCAACAACCGCAGACTAGTACTAGTACACAATATCATGGCCGACCAGGGCATCAAGTCCTATCGCCTTGGAATGACCTACTTTGCTGACATG GATAATGAGGAGTACAAACGCCTGATTTCCCAAGGCTGCCTGGGCTTCTTCAACGCGTCTATGCCTCGCCATGGCTCTGCCTTCCTCCTGCTGCCTGAAGTCACTGACCTGCCAAACTCTGTTGACTGGAGGGACAAGGGATACGTCACTGATGTCAAGGATCAGAAGCAGTGTGGCTCCTGCTGGGCTTTCAGCACA ACTGGCTCTCTGGAGGGTCAGAACTTCAGGAAGACAGGGAAGCTGGTGTCCCtgagtgagcagcagctggttgaCTGCTCTGGTGACTATGGCAACATGGGCTGCATGGGCGGCTTGATGGACAACGCCTTCCGGTACATCAAAGCCAACGGAGGTATTGATACAGAGGACTCCTACCCTTATGAGGCTGAG GATGGGGAATGCCGTTACAACCCTGCTACTATTGGTGCCAAATGCACAGGCTACGTTGATGTGAAACAAGGTGATGAAGATGCCCTGAAGGAGGCTGTGGCAACCATCGGACCTGTGTCTGTGGCCATTGATGCTTCTCAATCGTCCTTCCAGCTCTACGAATCAG gaGTGTATGATGAGCCGgagtgcagcagcacagagtTGGACCACGGTGTATTGGCTGTGGGATACGGCAGTGAGAACGGTCAGGACTACTGGCTGGTCAAGAACAG